Genomic window (Thermodesulfobacteriota bacterium):
CCGGCCCATCCCCACCCCCAGGCTCCGCTCGGCCTCGATGAACGCCGTGGCCCGCAACCGGTCGATGCTCGAGCGGATCGCCCCGGCCACCTGGGGGGAAAAGGTCGTCCCCACCGCGGCCATGATCCAGACGAGCTCGCTGCCGGTAATGGCGGCCACCAGGAGCACGGCCACGAGCTTGGGTACGCTGTCCAGGACCTGGGTCGCCCAGGAGGCGACGGCTCCGGCCGTTCGTCCGGCGAGCCCCCCGGCCACCCCGAGCACTCCCCCCACGGCCAGGGCGGTTCCCACGGCCACCAGGCCGGGCAGGACGAACCGGGCGGAGGCGGACGCGAGCCGGG
Coding sequences:
- a CDS encoding ABC transporter permease subunit gives rise to the protein RLASASARFVLPGLVAVGTALAVGGVLGVAGGLAGRTAGAVASWATQVLDSVPKLVAVLLVAAITGSELVWIMAAVGTTFSPQVAGAIRSSIDRLRATAFIEAERSLGVGMGRVVFVHILWGHARHMLLAQVTSLLAYAVLVESSLSYLGGELGVQEPAASWGNMLALARDGLFRGHLLPAAAPAALISLTLLGFAVLGQGLLAALEERR